From one Magnolia sinica isolate HGM2019 chromosome 18, MsV1, whole genome shotgun sequence genomic stretch:
- the LOC131233959 gene encoding 5-methyltetrahydropteroyltriglutamate--homocysteine methyltransferase 2 isoform X1, with protein sequence MASHIVGYPRMGPKRELKFALESFWDGKSSAGDLQKVSADLRSSIWKQMTDAGIKYIPSNTFSYYDQVLDTTAMLGAVPPRYGWTGGEIGFDVYFSMARGNATLPAMEMTKWFDTNYHFIVPELGPDMKFSYASHKAVDEYKEARALGIDTVPVLIGPVSYLLLSKPAKGVEKSFSTLSLLGSILPVYKEVVAELKAAGASLIQFDEPTLVMDLDAQQLQAFTHAYAELESCLSGLNAVIETYFADVPAEAYKTVTSLKGITGLGFDLVRGTKTLDLIKSAGFPSNKFLFAGVVDGRNIWANDLAASLSTLQALEAIVGKDHLVVSTSCSLLHTAVDLVNETKLDNEIKSWLAFAAQKVVEVNALAKALAGQKDVAFFSANAAAQASRKSSPRVNNEAVQTAAAALRGSDHRRATNVSARLDAQQKKLNLPILPTTTIGSFPQTMDLRRVRREYKANKISEEEYVKAIKEEISKVVKLQEELDIDVLVHGEPERNDMVEYFGEQLQGFAFTVNGWVQSYGSRCVKPPIIYGDVSRPKAMTVFWSSMAQSMTPRPMKGMLTGPVTILNWSFVRNDQPRFETCYQIALAIKDEVEDLETAGIQVIQIDEAALREGLPLRKSEQAFYLDWAVHSFRITNCGVKDTTQIHTHMCYSNFNDIIHSIIDMDADVITIENSRSDEKLLSVFREGVKYGAGIGPGVYDIHSPRIPSTEEIADRINKMLAVLETNILWVNPDCGLKTRKYAEVNPALTNMVSAAKLLRTQLAKRERERERGFPQTHFGSLSKTKSFIQNEITFRDLYLIRWCLCLVECGF encoded by the exons ATGGCATCACACATTGTTGGATATCCTCGCATGGGGCCAAAGAGAGAGCTCAAGTTTGCATTGGAATCTTTCTGGGATGGGAAGAGCAGTGCCGGTGATTTGCAGAAAGTCTCTGCAGATCTTAGGTCATCCATCTGGAAACAGATGACCGATGCTGGGATCAAATACATTCCTAGCAACACCTTCTCGTACTATGACCAAGTTCTTGATACCACCGCAATGCTTGGGGCTGTTCCTCCCAGATATGGCTGGACTGGCGGAGAGATTGGGTTCGATGTCTACTTCTCCATGGCTAGGGGGAACGCCACTCTGCCAGCTATGGAAATGACCAAGTGGTTCGACACCAACTA CCATTTCATTGTGCCCGAGTTGGGACCTGACATGAAGTTCTCCTATGCTTCACACAAGGCAGTGGATGAATACAAGGAGGCAAGGGCG CTAGGGATTGACACTGTTCCAGTCCTCATTGGTCCTGTCTCTTACTTGTTGCTGTCGAAACCTGCAAAGGGTGTGGAAAAATCCTTCTCTACTCTCTCGTTGTTGGGAAGTATTCTTCCAGTCTATAA GGAGGTCGTGGCTGAATTGAAAGCAGCTGGTGCTTCATTGATTCAGTTTGATGAGCCCACACTTGTTATGGATCTCGATGCTCAGCAATTGCAAGCATTCACTCATGCCTATGCCGAGCTTGAATCATGTCTTTCTGGCCTCAATGCGGTCATTGAAACCTACTTTGCTGATGTTCCTGCTGAGGCCTACAA GACTGTTACTTCTTTGAAGGGCATCACTGGGCTTGGATTTGATCTGGTGCGTGGAACCAAGACCCTTGACTTGATCAAGAGTGCTGGATTCCCATCGAACAAATTCCTCTTTGCTGGAGTTGTTGATGGAAGGAACATTTGGGCCAATGATTTGGCTGCTTCCCTCAGCACTTTGCAGGCTCTTGAGGCCATCGTGGGGAAAG ACCACCTGGTCGTCTCTACCTCGTGCTCTCTCCTTCACACTGCCGTTGATCTGGTAAACGAGACCAAGCTGGACAATGAGATCAAGTCATGGCTGGCATTTGCAGCTCAGAAAGTAGTTGAAGTCAATGCCTTGGCGAAGGCATTGGCTGGTCAGAAGGATGTG GCATTCTTCTCAGCCAATGCTGCTGCTCAGGCTTCTAGGAAATCCTCCCCAAGGGTGAACAATGAGGCAGTTCAAACAGCT GCTGCTGCTTTGAGGGGCTCTGATCACCGCCGAGCTACAAATGTCAGCGCCAGGTTGGATGCGCAGCAGAAGAAGCTCAACCTTCCGATCCTCCCGACCACCACCATTGGGTCATTCCCCCAAACCATGGATCTTAGGAGAGTGCGCCGAGAATACAAGGCAAACAA AATCTCAGAAGAGGAATATGTGAAGGCcatcaaggaggagatcagcAAGGTCGTCAAGCTGCAGGAAGAGCTTGACATTGATGTCTTGGTCCATGGAGAGCCTGAG AGGAATGACATGGTTGAGTACTTCGGGGAGCAGTTGCAGGGATTTGCCTTCACAGTCAATGGTTGGGTGCAATCCTATGGCTCCCGCTGCGTCAAGCCACCCATCATCTACGGTGATGTGAGCCGCCCCAAGGCCATGACTGTGTTCTGGTCCTCCATGGCTCAGAGCATGACCCCTCGCCCCATGAAGGGAATGTTGACGGGTCCAGTCACTATCCTCAATTGGTCGTTTGTTAGAAATGATCAACCAAG ATTCGAGACTTGCTACCAGATTGCTTTGGCCATCAAGGATGAAGTCGAGGATCTTGAAACTGCTGGTATTCAG GTTATCCAAATTGATGAGGCTGCATTGAGAGAGGGCTTGCCTCTGCGGAAGTCTGAACAAGCATTCTACTTGGATTGGGCCGTCCACTCCTTCCGGATCACCAACTGCGGTGTCAAAGACACTACCCAG ATCCACACCCACATGTGCTACTCTAACTTCAACGACATCATCCACTCAATCATTGACATGGATGCTGATGTCATCACCATTGAGAACTCCCGCTCTGATGAGAAGCTCCTCTCTGTCTTCCGCGAGGGCGTGAAGTATGGTGCCGGCATTGGCCCTGGCGTGTATGACATCCACTCCCCCCGTATCCCATCAACGGAGGAGATTGCTGACCGCATCAACAAGATGCTTGCGGTCCTTGAGACAAACATCCTGTGGGTGAACCCCGACTGCGGGCTAAAGACCCGCAAGTATGCTGAGGTCAACCCTGCCCTCACAAACATGGTTTCGGCCGCCAAGCTCCTCCGCACCCAGCTCGCCA agagagagagagagagagagagaggatttccCCAAACCCATTTCGGTTCTCTTTCCAAAACGAAGAGTTTTATTCAAAATGAAATTACGTTTCGTGATCTCTATCTAATAAGGTGGTGCTTGTGTTTAGTCGAGTGTGGTTTTTAA
- the LOC131233959 gene encoding 5-methyltetrahydropteroyltriglutamate--homocysteine methyltransferase 2 isoform X2, producing MASHIVGYPRMGPKRELKFALESFWDGKSSAGDLQKVSADLRSSIWKQMTDAGIKYIPSNTFSYYDQVLDTTAMLGAVPPRYGWTGGEIGFDVYFSMARGNATLPAMEMTKWFDTNYHFIVPELGPDMKFSYASHKAVDEYKEARALGIDTVPVLIGPVSYLLLSKPAKGVEKSFSTLSLLGSILPVYKEVVAELKAAGASLIQFDEPTLVMDLDAQQLQAFTHAYAELESCLSGLNAVIETYFADVPAEAYKTVTSLKGITGLGFDLVRGTKTLDLIKSAGFPSNKFLFAGVVDGRNIWANDLAASLSTLQALEAIVGKDHLVVSTSCSLLHTAVDLVNETKLDNEIKSWLAFAAQKVVEVNALAKALAGQKDVAFFSANAAAQASRKSSPRVNNEAVQTAAAALRGSDHRRATNVSARLDAQQKKLNLPILPTTTIGSFPQTMDLRRVRREYKANKISEEEYVKAIKEEISKVVKLQEELDIDVLVHGEPERNDMVEYFGEQLQGFAFTVNGWVQSYGSRCVKPPIIYGDVSRPKAMTVFWSSMAQSMTPRPMKGMLTGPVTILNWSFVRNDQPRFETCYQIALAIKDEVEDLETAGIQVIQIDEAALREGLPLRKSEQAFYLDWAVHSFRITNCGVKDTTQIHTHMCYSNFNDIIHSIIDMDADVITIENSRSDEKLLSVFREGVKYGAGIGPGVYDIHSPRIPSTEEIADRINKMLAVLETNILWVNPDCGLKTRKYAEVNPALTNMVSAAKLLRTQLAKREREREDFPKPISVLFPKRRVLFKMKLRFVISI from the exons ATGGCATCACACATTGTTGGATATCCTCGCATGGGGCCAAAGAGAGAGCTCAAGTTTGCATTGGAATCTTTCTGGGATGGGAAGAGCAGTGCCGGTGATTTGCAGAAAGTCTCTGCAGATCTTAGGTCATCCATCTGGAAACAGATGACCGATGCTGGGATCAAATACATTCCTAGCAACACCTTCTCGTACTATGACCAAGTTCTTGATACCACCGCAATGCTTGGGGCTGTTCCTCCCAGATATGGCTGGACTGGCGGAGAGATTGGGTTCGATGTCTACTTCTCCATGGCTAGGGGGAACGCCACTCTGCCAGCTATGGAAATGACCAAGTGGTTCGACACCAACTA CCATTTCATTGTGCCCGAGTTGGGACCTGACATGAAGTTCTCCTATGCTTCACACAAGGCAGTGGATGAATACAAGGAGGCAAGGGCG CTAGGGATTGACACTGTTCCAGTCCTCATTGGTCCTGTCTCTTACTTGTTGCTGTCGAAACCTGCAAAGGGTGTGGAAAAATCCTTCTCTACTCTCTCGTTGTTGGGAAGTATTCTTCCAGTCTATAA GGAGGTCGTGGCTGAATTGAAAGCAGCTGGTGCTTCATTGATTCAGTTTGATGAGCCCACACTTGTTATGGATCTCGATGCTCAGCAATTGCAAGCATTCACTCATGCCTATGCCGAGCTTGAATCATGTCTTTCTGGCCTCAATGCGGTCATTGAAACCTACTTTGCTGATGTTCCTGCTGAGGCCTACAA GACTGTTACTTCTTTGAAGGGCATCACTGGGCTTGGATTTGATCTGGTGCGTGGAACCAAGACCCTTGACTTGATCAAGAGTGCTGGATTCCCATCGAACAAATTCCTCTTTGCTGGAGTTGTTGATGGAAGGAACATTTGGGCCAATGATTTGGCTGCTTCCCTCAGCACTTTGCAGGCTCTTGAGGCCATCGTGGGGAAAG ACCACCTGGTCGTCTCTACCTCGTGCTCTCTCCTTCACACTGCCGTTGATCTGGTAAACGAGACCAAGCTGGACAATGAGATCAAGTCATGGCTGGCATTTGCAGCTCAGAAAGTAGTTGAAGTCAATGCCTTGGCGAAGGCATTGGCTGGTCAGAAGGATGTG GCATTCTTCTCAGCCAATGCTGCTGCTCAGGCTTCTAGGAAATCCTCCCCAAGGGTGAACAATGAGGCAGTTCAAACAGCT GCTGCTGCTTTGAGGGGCTCTGATCACCGCCGAGCTACAAATGTCAGCGCCAGGTTGGATGCGCAGCAGAAGAAGCTCAACCTTCCGATCCTCCCGACCACCACCATTGGGTCATTCCCCCAAACCATGGATCTTAGGAGAGTGCGCCGAGAATACAAGGCAAACAA AATCTCAGAAGAGGAATATGTGAAGGCcatcaaggaggagatcagcAAGGTCGTCAAGCTGCAGGAAGAGCTTGACATTGATGTCTTGGTCCATGGAGAGCCTGAG AGGAATGACATGGTTGAGTACTTCGGGGAGCAGTTGCAGGGATTTGCCTTCACAGTCAATGGTTGGGTGCAATCCTATGGCTCCCGCTGCGTCAAGCCACCCATCATCTACGGTGATGTGAGCCGCCCCAAGGCCATGACTGTGTTCTGGTCCTCCATGGCTCAGAGCATGACCCCTCGCCCCATGAAGGGAATGTTGACGGGTCCAGTCACTATCCTCAATTGGTCGTTTGTTAGAAATGATCAACCAAG ATTCGAGACTTGCTACCAGATTGCTTTGGCCATCAAGGATGAAGTCGAGGATCTTGAAACTGCTGGTATTCAG GTTATCCAAATTGATGAGGCTGCATTGAGAGAGGGCTTGCCTCTGCGGAAGTCTGAACAAGCATTCTACTTGGATTGGGCCGTCCACTCCTTCCGGATCACCAACTGCGGTGTCAAAGACACTACCCAG ATCCACACCCACATGTGCTACTCTAACTTCAACGACATCATCCACTCAATCATTGACATGGATGCTGATGTCATCACCATTGAGAACTCCCGCTCTGATGAGAAGCTCCTCTCTGTCTTCCGCGAGGGCGTGAAGTATGGTGCCGGCATTGGCCCTGGCGTGTATGACATCCACTCCCCCCGTATCCCATCAACGGAGGAGATTGCTGACCGCATCAACAAGATGCTTGCGGTCCTTGAGACAAACATCCTGTGGGTGAACCCCGACTGCGGGCTAAAGACCCGCAAGTATGCTGAGGTCAACCCTGCCCTCACAAACATGGTTTCGGCCGCCAAGCTCCTCCGCACCCAGCTCGCCA agagagagagagagagagaggatttccCCAAACCCATTTCGGTTCTCTTTCCAAAACGAAGAGTTTTATTCAAAATGAAATTACGTTTCGTGATCTCTATCTAA
- the LOC131233959 gene encoding 5-methyltetrahydropteroyltriglutamate--homocysteine methyltransferase 2 isoform X3: MASHIVGYPRMGPKRELKFALESFWDGKSSAGDLQKVSADLRSSIWKQMTDAGIKYIPSNTFSYYDQVLDTTAMLGAVPPRYGWTGGEIGFDVYFSMARGNATLPAMEMTKWFDTNYHFIVPELGPDMKFSYASHKAVDEYKEARALGIDTVPVLIGPVSYLLLSKPAKGVEKSFSTLSLLGSILPVYKEVVAELKAAGASLIQFDEPTLVMDLDAQQLQAFTHAYAELESCLSGLNAVIETYFADVPAEAYKTVTSLKGITGLGFDLVRGTKTLDLIKSAGFPSNKFLFAGVVDGRNIWANDLAASLSTLQALEAIVGKDHLVVSTSCSLLHTAVDLVNETKLDNEIKSWLAFAAQKVVEVNALAKALAGQKDVAFFSANAAAQASRKSSPRVNNEAVQTAAAALRGSDHRRATNVSARLDAQQKKLNLPILPTTTIGSFPQTMDLRRVRREYKANKISEEEYVKAIKEEISKVVKLQEELDIDVLVHGEPERNDMVEYFGEQLQGFAFTVNGWVQSYGSRCVKPPIIYGDVSRPKAMTVFWSSMAQSMTPRPMKGMLTGPVTILNWSFVRNDQPRFETCYQIALAIKDEVEDLETAGIQVIQIDEAALREGLPLRKSEQAFYLDWAVHSFRITNCGVKDTTQIHTHMCYSNFNDIIHSIIDMDADVITIENSRSDEKLLSVFREGVKYGAGIGPGVYDIHSPRIPSTEEIADRINKMLAVLETNILWVNPDCGLKTRKYAEVNPALTNMVSAAKLLRTQLASAK; this comes from the exons ATGGCATCACACATTGTTGGATATCCTCGCATGGGGCCAAAGAGAGAGCTCAAGTTTGCATTGGAATCTTTCTGGGATGGGAAGAGCAGTGCCGGTGATTTGCAGAAAGTCTCTGCAGATCTTAGGTCATCCATCTGGAAACAGATGACCGATGCTGGGATCAAATACATTCCTAGCAACACCTTCTCGTACTATGACCAAGTTCTTGATACCACCGCAATGCTTGGGGCTGTTCCTCCCAGATATGGCTGGACTGGCGGAGAGATTGGGTTCGATGTCTACTTCTCCATGGCTAGGGGGAACGCCACTCTGCCAGCTATGGAAATGACCAAGTGGTTCGACACCAACTA CCATTTCATTGTGCCCGAGTTGGGACCTGACATGAAGTTCTCCTATGCTTCACACAAGGCAGTGGATGAATACAAGGAGGCAAGGGCG CTAGGGATTGACACTGTTCCAGTCCTCATTGGTCCTGTCTCTTACTTGTTGCTGTCGAAACCTGCAAAGGGTGTGGAAAAATCCTTCTCTACTCTCTCGTTGTTGGGAAGTATTCTTCCAGTCTATAA GGAGGTCGTGGCTGAATTGAAAGCAGCTGGTGCTTCATTGATTCAGTTTGATGAGCCCACACTTGTTATGGATCTCGATGCTCAGCAATTGCAAGCATTCACTCATGCCTATGCCGAGCTTGAATCATGTCTTTCTGGCCTCAATGCGGTCATTGAAACCTACTTTGCTGATGTTCCTGCTGAGGCCTACAA GACTGTTACTTCTTTGAAGGGCATCACTGGGCTTGGATTTGATCTGGTGCGTGGAACCAAGACCCTTGACTTGATCAAGAGTGCTGGATTCCCATCGAACAAATTCCTCTTTGCTGGAGTTGTTGATGGAAGGAACATTTGGGCCAATGATTTGGCTGCTTCCCTCAGCACTTTGCAGGCTCTTGAGGCCATCGTGGGGAAAG ACCACCTGGTCGTCTCTACCTCGTGCTCTCTCCTTCACACTGCCGTTGATCTGGTAAACGAGACCAAGCTGGACAATGAGATCAAGTCATGGCTGGCATTTGCAGCTCAGAAAGTAGTTGAAGTCAATGCCTTGGCGAAGGCATTGGCTGGTCAGAAGGATGTG GCATTCTTCTCAGCCAATGCTGCTGCTCAGGCTTCTAGGAAATCCTCCCCAAGGGTGAACAATGAGGCAGTTCAAACAGCT GCTGCTGCTTTGAGGGGCTCTGATCACCGCCGAGCTACAAATGTCAGCGCCAGGTTGGATGCGCAGCAGAAGAAGCTCAACCTTCCGATCCTCCCGACCACCACCATTGGGTCATTCCCCCAAACCATGGATCTTAGGAGAGTGCGCCGAGAATACAAGGCAAACAA AATCTCAGAAGAGGAATATGTGAAGGCcatcaaggaggagatcagcAAGGTCGTCAAGCTGCAGGAAGAGCTTGACATTGATGTCTTGGTCCATGGAGAGCCTGAG AGGAATGACATGGTTGAGTACTTCGGGGAGCAGTTGCAGGGATTTGCCTTCACAGTCAATGGTTGGGTGCAATCCTATGGCTCCCGCTGCGTCAAGCCACCCATCATCTACGGTGATGTGAGCCGCCCCAAGGCCATGACTGTGTTCTGGTCCTCCATGGCTCAGAGCATGACCCCTCGCCCCATGAAGGGAATGTTGACGGGTCCAGTCACTATCCTCAATTGGTCGTTTGTTAGAAATGATCAACCAAG ATTCGAGACTTGCTACCAGATTGCTTTGGCCATCAAGGATGAAGTCGAGGATCTTGAAACTGCTGGTATTCAG GTTATCCAAATTGATGAGGCTGCATTGAGAGAGGGCTTGCCTCTGCGGAAGTCTGAACAAGCATTCTACTTGGATTGGGCCGTCCACTCCTTCCGGATCACCAACTGCGGTGTCAAAGACACTACCCAG ATCCACACCCACATGTGCTACTCTAACTTCAACGACATCATCCACTCAATCATTGACATGGATGCTGATGTCATCACCATTGAGAACTCCCGCTCTGATGAGAAGCTCCTCTCTGTCTTCCGCGAGGGCGTGAAGTATGGTGCCGGCATTGGCCCTGGCGTGTATGACATCCACTCCCCCCGTATCCCATCAACGGAGGAGATTGCTGACCGCATCAACAAGATGCTTGCGGTCCTTGAGACAAACATCCTGTGGGTGAACCCCGACTGCGGGCTAAAGACCCGCAAGTATGCTGAGGTCAACCCTGCCCTCACAAACATGGTTTCGGCCGCCAAGCTCCTCCGCACCCAGCTCGCCAGTgccaagtga